From a single Planococcus shenhongbingii genomic region:
- a CDS encoding STAS domain-containing protein: MAQALENSKELKTFFENNREDFEEHLLSEAVNVKEKIDEILAIGNIDLISNAHKLVVFIIDGQEEQLNLFAKQEGIAWATHSIALTFKLEWIQAIRRTLWKFIEHYNLTLAKKMPMDFFRLEEGLNSGIDTFLNTFFINYSTYKDSLILAHRQLVENLSVPIIPINASVCILPLIGSVDSFRTNILEEKVLTEIGRSRIQTLIIDLSGIADMEIEAIHHLMKIIDGTAMMGCKSIITGLRTEVVRKMIQLDLSFDQKTKTLGTLQQALKEYLIV; encoded by the coding sequence GTGGCACAGGCATTAGAGAACTCAAAAGAACTAAAAACTTTTTTCGAAAATAATAGAGAAGATTTCGAGGAGCATCTGTTATCGGAAGCTGTTAATGTAAAAGAGAAAATCGATGAAATCTTGGCTATTGGAAATATTGATCTTATTTCAAATGCTCATAAATTAGTTGTTTTTATCATCGATGGCCAAGAAGAACAACTGAATTTATTTGCCAAGCAAGAAGGCATCGCTTGGGCTACGCATTCCATCGCCTTAACCTTCAAGCTGGAATGGATTCAGGCAATTCGACGCACTCTCTGGAAATTTATTGAGCATTACAACTTAACCTTGGCTAAAAAAATGCCTATGGATTTTTTCCGTCTGGAAGAAGGGCTCAATTCCGGAATTGATACGTTTTTAAATACTTTTTTCATAAACTACTCTACATATAAAGATTCATTGATTCTGGCCCATCGCCAGCTGGTTGAAAATTTGTCAGTTCCAATCATTCCGATCAATGCATCGGTCTGCATCCTGCCTTTAATAGGTTCAGTCGACTCTTTTCGGACTAACATCCTGGAAGAAAAGGTATTGACAGAAATCGGAAGATCCCGCATCCAAACATTGATTATCGATTTGTCGGGCATCGCTGACATGGAAATTGAAGCCATCCACCACTTGATGAAAATTATCGACGGCACTGCTATGATGGGCTGCAAATCCATCATTACCGGTTTACGGACTGAAGTGGTTAGAAAGATGATTCAGTTGGATTTATCGTTTGACCAAAAAACAAAAACACTTGGCACGCTTCAGCAAGCGTTAAAAGAATACTTAATCGTTTAA
- a CDS encoding sugar ABC transporter substrate-binding protein: protein MRFQKSIWSALVLAFVLLILAACSGGGEEGSEGSGGDTGDSGESGGQKITVFNRKVEISDQLAAMAKEYTEETGVEVEVLGTTGDDYLQQLQIRLNSNQGPSIFTLQNETEAEQLKSYAYDLSKEEYVQHIAPNMELKVDDKTVGVPYGVEGFGIVYNKDLVKPEDIADYESFVSTLEKFKGQGINGFGLAQDAYFLIGHMSNYPFALQEDHFDFIDRLNAGEVTMAETPEFQEFGKFMEAIKANTPNPLSITYDQEIGDFASGKTAMIHQGNWAFGMLSEFDFDFEVGMMPFPLMGNDKLAVGVGNNWVINSQKEEAEIQAANDFLNWMATSETGHRYIVEEFGFVPALTNIEAGELDPLSKAVLDASNSGETIPWAINYYPANIVPNDLTPLAQQFFSEDMTGEEFIAGMDEAWKGAQ from the coding sequence GTGAGGTTCCAAAAAAGTATATGGAGTGCTTTAGTGTTGGCATTTGTGCTGCTGATTTTAGCTGCGTGCAGCGGAGGCGGCGAAGAGGGAAGTGAGGGCAGTGGCGGAGACACTGGAGATTCCGGAGAGTCAGGAGGCCAAAAAATTACGGTTTTCAACCGGAAAGTTGAAATTTCAGATCAGCTGGCTGCAATGGCCAAAGAATATACAGAAGAAACAGGCGTTGAAGTGGAAGTTCTCGGCACAACTGGCGACGACTATCTTCAGCAGCTGCAGATCCGGTTGAACAGCAACCAGGGACCATCTATTTTCACGCTTCAAAATGAAACCGAAGCTGAACAATTGAAATCATATGCTTATGATCTGAGCAAGGAAGAATACGTACAGCACATAGCGCCAAATATGGAGTTGAAAGTCGACGACAAAACAGTTGGTGTTCCATACGGAGTAGAAGGATTTGGAATAGTGTACAACAAAGACCTTGTGAAACCCGAAGATATTGCCGACTATGAATCTTTTGTCAGCACGCTGGAAAAATTCAAAGGCCAAGGCATCAATGGCTTCGGTCTTGCTCAAGATGCGTATTTCTTGATCGGACACATGAGCAACTATCCTTTTGCCCTTCAAGAAGATCATTTTGATTTTATTGATCGATTGAATGCTGGAGAAGTAACCATGGCAGAAACACCTGAATTCCAGGAGTTTGGAAAGTTCATGGAAGCGATAAAAGCGAACACACCGAATCCGCTCAGCATCACATATGACCAGGAAATCGGTGATTTTGCATCAGGAAAAACTGCGATGATCCACCAAGGAAACTGGGCGTTCGGTATGCTCTCAGAATTCGATTTTGATTTTGAGGTCGGCATGATGCCGTTTCCGCTGATGGGCAATGATAAATTGGCGGTTGGCGTGGGCAACAACTGGGTGATCAATAGCCAAAAAGAAGAAGCGGAAATTCAAGCGGCAAACGACTTCTTAAACTGGATGGCTACTAGTGAAACAGGGCACCGCTACATTGTAGAAGAGTTCGGATTTGTTCCGGCTCTGACAAATATCGAAGCGGGCGAATTGGATCCATTATCAAAAGCTGTTCTGGATGCCAGCAATAGTGGGGAGACCATTCCTTGGGCCATCAACTATTATCCGGCTAATATCGTTCCAAACGATTTAACGCCACTAGCTCAGCAATTCTTCTCAGAAGATATGACCGGCGAAGAATTTATTGCAGGCATGGATGAAGCATGGAAAGGCGCTCAATAA
- a CDS encoding carbohydrate ABC transporter permease: MTKRSNIKWFVLFTVPLLFIFTIVVIIPFLIGIYYSFFEWDGIGANPKVFVGTDNFIELWKDEQFLRSTWLTTLFTVLSVITINIIGLAFAMLVTSKVRSANAARTLLFMPYLIGGLILGYIWQFVFLDVFTFFGEITGFDQVFFNWLVDPEFALYSLVFVFTWQMAGYIMIIYIAGIQAIPNDVIEASKIDGASKWQRFTRITLPLLMPALTISLFLTLSSAFKIYDVNLSLTGGGPANATELFAMNIYQEIFGSSNYGFGQAKAIVFFLIVAAITLTQVYMTKKREVEM, encoded by the coding sequence GTGACGAAAAGAAGCAACATCAAATGGTTTGTATTATTCACTGTGCCCTTGCTCTTTATCTTTACGATAGTGGTAATTATCCCTTTTCTCATCGGCATCTATTATTCATTTTTTGAATGGGACGGAATCGGAGCAAATCCAAAAGTTTTTGTAGGCACGGATAACTTCATCGAATTATGGAAAGATGAACAATTTCTTCGGTCGACTTGGCTGACGACTTTGTTTACTGTACTATCGGTCATCACCATCAACATCATCGGGCTTGCTTTTGCCATGCTGGTCACGTCCAAGGTCCGGTCTGCCAATGCGGCACGGACTTTGCTATTCATGCCGTATTTGATTGGTGGACTGATTTTAGGTTACATTTGGCAATTTGTATTTTTGGATGTTTTTACGTTCTTCGGAGAAATTACCGGATTTGACCAAGTATTTTTTAATTGGCTTGTTGATCCGGAGTTTGCTTTATACAGCTTAGTTTTTGTCTTCACCTGGCAAATGGCCGGCTATATCATGATCATTTACATTGCAGGAATTCAAGCTATTCCGAATGATGTCATCGAAGCGTCCAAAATAGATGGAGCCAGTAAATGGCAACGCTTTACCAGAATTACGCTGCCTCTGTTGATGCCTGCCCTGACCATCAGTTTATTTTTGACCCTTTCATCCGCTTTTAAAATCTACGATGTCAATTTGTCGCTGACTGGCGGGGGACCGGCAAATGCCACTGAGCTATTTGCGATGAATATCTACCAGGAGATTTTTGGAAGCAGCAATTATGGCTTTGGGCAAGCGAAAGCCATTGTCTTTTTCTTGATAGTCGCTGCCATTACGCTGACCCAAGTATATATGACGAAAAAACGGGAGGTTGAGATGTGA
- a CDS encoding carbohydrate ABC transporter permease encodes MRKTTNVLKAVLLILLALFFLSPIYIIFVNSFKDRQELYDNALSLPENFSFQYYIEAIEKMNFLSALGNSLYITIISVLLIVVLSSMTAWMLVRTESKISTVIFMTLIATMLIPFQTLMMPLMQLMSSITENLNIPMYNTREGLIFMNIGFHASLSVFLYHGFIKSIPITLEEAATIDGASKFGVFWRIIFPMLKPITATVMILNVISIWNDFLLPSLTLIDTNLRTIPLSTFFFFGEFTIQWNLAMAGLTLTIIPVIIFYALAQKHIIKGIGEGAVK; translated from the coding sequence ATGAGGAAAACCACAAATGTCTTGAAAGCGGTTTTGCTGATTCTGTTAGCGCTTTTCTTCCTGTCTCCAATTTACATCATTTTTGTCAACTCGTTTAAAGATCGCCAGGAACTATACGATAATGCTTTATCTCTGCCGGAAAATTTTAGTTTTCAATACTATATTGAAGCAATTGAGAAAATGAATTTTCTAAGCGCACTCGGCAACTCACTTTATATTACGATTATTTCAGTTTTACTGATTGTCGTCTTATCCTCTATGACTGCCTGGATGCTGGTCAGAACCGAAAGCAAAATAAGTACTGTCATTTTCATGACTTTAATCGCGACGATGCTGATTCCTTTTCAGACCTTGATGATGCCGCTTATGCAATTGATGAGTTCCATTACTGAAAACTTGAATATCCCTATGTACAATACCCGGGAAGGGCTGATCTTCATGAATATCGGTTTTCATGCCAGTCTTTCTGTTTTTTTATACCACGGCTTCATCAAGTCTATCCCCATTACATTAGAAGAAGCAGCTACGATAGACGGAGCTTCGAAATTCGGGGTTTTTTGGCGAATCATCTTTCCGATGCTGAAACCCATTACAGCTACAGTCATGATTTTGAACGTTATCAGTATTTGGAATGATTTTCTATTGCCTTCCCTTACATTGATTGACACGAACTTGCGGACAATTCCTTTATCGACATTCTTTTTCTTTGGTGAATTTACTATTCAATGGAATTTAGCGATGGCGGGATTGACTTTAACCATCATTCCGGTAATTATTTTCTATGCATTGGCGCAAAAACACATCATTAAAGGCATCGGAGAAGGGGCAGTAAAATAA
- a CDS encoding YesL family protein gives MRDLPGLTGALYVFAEWIMRFSMANLLWIIVNLPLLFVLLSVYINGFGPGFVVYLLPLVLLIPAVTVPSTVALFATAREWILQKDQSSITKTYFFHMKANYRKNFLAGLALLALWLVWLVDIYFFKQSNDFMALLFTLIGLGLFVYTLNFFSLCVHYRMKTRTLLKNAFFITLGNPLLSLFILVSNMSLFYVSATRLYFLIPLFTVSISAYLSFLVFYRFSLKMQKKAESSI, from the coding sequence ATGCGTGATTTGCCAGGTTTGACAGGCGCCTTATATGTTTTTGCAGAATGGATCATGCGATTTTCGATGGCAAACCTCTTATGGATTATCGTTAATCTGCCTTTGCTGTTTGTTTTGCTGAGTGTTTACATTAATGGATTCGGCCCTGGGTTTGTGGTGTATTTACTGCCGCTTGTCTTGTTGATTCCAGCAGTGACAGTTCCAAGTACCGTTGCCTTATTTGCGACAGCCCGGGAATGGATTCTGCAAAAAGACCAGTCTTCGATTACAAAAACGTATTTTTTTCACATGAAAGCGAATTACCGGAAGAATTTTTTAGCGGGGTTGGCCCTATTGGCATTATGGTTAGTCTGGCTGGTGGATATTTATTTTTTTAAGCAGTCGAATGATTTTATGGCTTTGCTATTTACGCTGATTGGGCTTGGTTTGTTTGTGTATACGCTTAATTTCTTTTCACTCTGTGTGCATTACCGAATGAAAACAAGAACTCTATTGAAAAATGCATTTTTTATCACACTTGGTAATCCGTTATTAAGCTTGTTCATCCTGGTAAGCAATATGTCGCTGTTTTATGTAAGTGCTACAAGATTATACTTCCTGATTCCACTATTTACAGTATCAATCAGTGCGTATCTTTCTTTTCTTGTTTTTTACCGATTTTCTTTGAAAATGCAAAAAAAAGCAGAATCGTCGATTTGA
- the pgmB gene encoding beta-phosphoglucomutase: MEKFPQAFIYDLDGVITDTAEFHFLAWQKIASELDIPIDRHFNEQLKGVGRMDSLNMILKLNPALSELSEKEKQNWASKKNEHYLELVETIDPSHILPGILELLSANKEKNIKIALGSASKNARHILGKLGLTAYFDYIVDAEKVKKGKPDPETFIVAADALRLSCSDCIGIEDSTAGVEAINAANMFSVGVGDAAHLSEADYLVSDTSKLVFEEIIERYQQANAKR, from the coding sequence ATGGAAAAATTTCCACAAGCTTTTATTTATGATTTGGATGGCGTGATTACAGATACAGCAGAATTTCATTTTTTGGCATGGCAGAAAATTGCGAGTGAGCTCGACATTCCAATTGACCGGCATTTCAATGAACAGCTTAAAGGAGTAGGGAGGATGGATTCGCTGAATATGATCTTAAAACTAAATCCCGCTCTTTCTGAGCTCTCGGAAAAAGAGAAACAAAATTGGGCCAGCAAAAAAAATGAGCATTATTTAGAGTTGGTTGAAACGATAGATCCATCTCATATTCTTCCAGGAATTTTAGAGCTGCTAAGCGCCAATAAAGAAAAAAACATTAAAATCGCTCTCGGTTCAGCTAGCAAGAATGCCCGCCATATCCTTGGAAAGCTGGGGTTGACTGCCTACTTCGATTACATTGTCGATGCCGAAAAAGTGAAGAAAGGAAAACCGGATCCTGAAACATTCATAGTTGCCGCTGATGCATTAAGACTCAGCTGCTCCGACTGCATAGGTATTGAAGATTCAACTGCTGGAGTTGAAGCAATAAATGCGGCAAACATGTTTTCCGTTGGAGTAGGAGATGCCGCTCATCTTTCCGAGGCAGATTATCTGGTTAGCGATACTTCAAAATTGGTATTTGAAGAAATTATCGAGCGCTATCAGCAGGCTAACGCCAAAAGATAA
- a CDS encoding glycoside hydrolase family 65 protein, protein MAWKLTKCELDNPNLLLDESILSLGNGYLGVRGNFEEGYPESFSSIRGTYINAFHDEVEIVYGEKLYGYPVMQQKILNVIDAQSVQIYLDDELFSMFEGEIIHFERSLHMEAGFVERIIHWKSPKGKEVKIHFRRLTSFITRELFAIAINIEPIDGIRQVKIISAVEGDVSNFVDLRDPRVASGHAKRLYVMEARKEEDYSIVKDLTYVTQLEVACVTATDICAEKYSYESQAAESRVEEIYLCEGNRPIEFTKFNVYTDTLRHGIEVVEEARKIQERLEETSFEDLLMEQREYLDRFWLHSDVEIDGDAALQEGIRFNLYHLLQSVGKDPHSNISAKGLSGEGYEGHYFWDTEIFMFPVFLMTNPEIAKNLLLYRYSILDSARARATVLGHKKGALFPWRTINGPESSAFFPAGTAQYHISADIAYSYIQYYLVTKDEAFLKDVGAEVLFETARLWVDTGHMDNGQFKIDCVTGPDEYTCIVNNNYYTNVMAKHNLLWAARVYQQIKENDEMHFERLTEHLKLTDEEVTEWREAGEKMFLPYNEAYKINAQDDSFLQKARWNLDEIPPYKFPMLLNYHPLALYRYQVCKQADTVLAHFLLEDEQSFETIKNSYDYYEQITTHDSSLSYCIFSIMASKLGYREKAYQYFQETARLDLDNSHGNTKDGLHMANMGGSWLTIVYGFAGLRIKEDGLHLAPALPDEWNSFAFHFQFHGRLIYMRIDKESVSYQLIEGGKVILFHHEEPIELSSEKKVEIRQYEKWH, encoded by the coding sequence ATGGCGTGGAAACTGACAAAATGCGAACTAGATAATCCTAACTTATTGCTCGATGAGAGCATTTTATCCCTGGGAAATGGCTATTTGGGGGTAAGAGGAAATTTTGAAGAAGGCTACCCGGAATCATTTAGCTCTATTCGAGGGACTTATATTAACGCTTTTCATGATGAAGTGGAAATTGTATATGGGGAGAAACTGTACGGCTATCCCGTGATGCAGCAAAAAATCCTTAATGTCATTGATGCCCAGAGCGTTCAGATTTATCTGGATGATGAATTGTTTTCAATGTTTGAAGGAGAAATTATTCATTTTGAACGAAGTTTACATATGGAAGCTGGATTTGTAGAACGGATAATCCACTGGAAATCGCCAAAAGGAAAAGAAGTGAAAATTCATTTCAGAAGGCTTACTTCTTTTATTACGAGAGAATTATTTGCAATTGCAATTAACATAGAGCCGATTGACGGCATACGGCAAGTGAAAATTATTTCTGCAGTTGAAGGAGATGTCTCGAACTTTGTGGACCTTCGGGATCCAAGAGTGGCTTCCGGGCATGCGAAAAGGCTGTATGTAATGGAAGCCCGAAAAGAAGAGGACTACAGTATTGTCAAAGACTTGACGTACGTCACTCAACTTGAAGTGGCTTGTGTAACCGCTACGGATATCTGCGCTGAAAAGTATTCGTATGAAAGCCAAGCGGCAGAAAGCCGTGTTGAAGAAATCTATTTGTGCGAAGGCAATCGGCCGATTGAATTTACTAAATTCAACGTCTATACGGATACACTTAGACACGGAATTGAAGTAGTGGAAGAAGCACGCAAAATTCAGGAACGGTTAGAAGAAACCAGTTTTGAAGATTTGCTGATGGAGCAAAGAGAGTATTTGGACCGATTCTGGCTGCATTCTGATGTGGAGATTGATGGGGATGCCGCCCTCCAAGAAGGCATTCGCTTTAATCTTTATCACCTGCTGCAATCAGTCGGCAAAGATCCTCACAGCAATATTTCGGCGAAAGGACTGTCAGGAGAAGGTTACGAAGGGCATTATTTTTGGGACACAGAAATTTTTATGTTTCCTGTTTTCTTGATGACTAATCCGGAAATAGCCAAAAATCTTCTCTTATACCGATATTCCATATTAGACAGCGCACGAGCCAGGGCGACTGTCCTTGGACATAAGAAAGGCGCATTATTTCCTTGGCGGACCATCAATGGCCCTGAAAGCTCTGCGTTTTTTCCAGCAGGCACTGCCCAATACCATATCAGCGCTGATATTGCTTATAGCTATATCCAATATTATTTGGTAACAAAAGATGAAGCATTTCTTAAAGACGTCGGGGCCGAGGTGCTGTTTGAAACTGCCCGGTTATGGGTGGATACAGGGCATATGGATAATGGGCAGTTTAAAATTGACTGTGTCACGGGTCCAGATGAATATACCTGCATCGTCAACAATAATTATTATACAAATGTAATGGCCAAACATAATCTTTTATGGGCTGCACGAGTTTATCAGCAGATTAAAGAAAACGACGAAATGCATTTCGAGAGGCTCACTGAACATTTGAAACTCACAGATGAGGAAGTGACGGAATGGCGGGAAGCAGGAGAAAAGATGTTTCTTCCATATAATGAAGCATATAAAATCAATGCGCAGGATGATAGTTTTTTACAAAAGGCCCGCTGGAATCTGGATGAGATTCCGCCATACAAGTTTCCGATGCTCTTGAATTATCATCCGCTTGCTCTTTACAGGTATCAAGTATGCAAGCAAGCAGACACTGTACTGGCGCATTTCTTATTGGAAGACGAACAGAGTTTCGAAACGATAAAAAATTCCTATGATTATTACGAACAAATCACGACTCACGATTCCTCGCTGTCTTATTGTATATTCAGCATCATGGCATCGAAGCTGGGCTATAGAGAGAAAGCTTATCAGTATTTCCAAGAAACGGCCCGTTTGGATTTGGATAATAGCCATGGCAATACAAAAGACGGACTTCATATGGCGAATATGGGAGGTTCATGGCTCACTATTGTATATGGATTTGCCGGTTTGCGGATAAAAGAAGACGGTCTTCATTTAGCTCCAGCGCTTCCGGATGAATGGAATTCTTTTGCTTTTCATTTTCAGTTTCACGGCCGCTTGATTTATATGCGTATCGACAAGGAGTCCGTCAGCTATCAATTGATTGAAGGAGGAAAGGTAATCCTATTTCATCATGAAGAGCCGATTGAACTGAGTTCGGAGAAAAAAGTGGAAATTCGGCAGTATGAAAAATGGCATTAA
- a CDS encoding glycine zipper family protein yields the protein MATNPNNENNQKTPFIGIGIVLGVLIGTIIGMIFGNVAVGLGFGIAIGCAGGVALEQNRIKA from the coding sequence ATGGCTACCAATCCCAATAATGAAAACAATCAAAAGACTCCTTTTATAGGCATTGGCATTGTGTTAGGCGTTTTAATCGGTACAATTATCGGCATGATTTTTGGCAATGTGGCAGTCGGGCTTGGATTTGGCATTGCGATTGGGTGTGCGGGCGGAGTGGCATTGGAGCAAAATCGAATAAAAGCTTAA
- a CDS encoding CapA family protein → MKKNQKSMILLFILLVLFLSGCFSETGAPIAKVGEFETRKAPVAVIPSKLVKTSVASLSAVGDILIHERVYLDAQTENGYDFNPMFAEVKPFLEKSDITIANSESIVGGNEVGLSTYPSFNSPFEVADAMKSAGIDVVSMANNHTLDRGEKAIVSALKYWDKIGMTHTGASASEEERNQIPTITKNGIVFSFLSYTYGTNGIPTPKGKDYLLNRIDKAKMKTDLIKAKAASDVVVLSLHFGNEYETMPTDEQKELAHFAAEQGADLILGHHPHVLQPAEWIETTDGKRSFAIYSLGNFLSGQEGLQRQIGGILHIHAKKTIDANSTTIVLKEPSFTPTYVESQNHKNYKITLLKNADPAANQAIKDHLSLWVKDLAFDE, encoded by the coding sequence TTGAAAAAGAACCAAAAATCCATGATCCTTCTCTTCATTCTACTCGTACTGTTTTTGTCTGGTTGTTTTTCAGAAACAGGGGCTCCTATTGCAAAAGTTGGTGAATTTGAAACTAGAAAAGCTCCGGTTGCTGTTATTCCCTCTAAACTTGTTAAAACAAGCGTGGCTTCCTTATCGGCAGTCGGCGATATTTTAATTCATGAACGGGTTTATCTGGATGCCCAAACCGAAAACGGTTATGATTTTAACCCCATGTTTGCCGAAGTAAAGCCTTTTCTCGAAAAATCCGATATCACCATCGCTAATTCCGAAAGCATTGTCGGAGGAAACGAAGTAGGTTTATCCACTTATCCTTCGTTCAACAGTCCGTTTGAAGTGGCAGATGCAATGAAAAGCGCAGGGATTGATGTTGTTTCGATGGCGAACAACCATACACTCGACAGAGGAGAAAAAGCGATTGTCAGTGCGCTGAAATACTGGGATAAAATCGGGATGACGCATACCGGTGCCTCTGCTTCTGAAGAAGAACGCAATCAGATTCCCACCATCACGAAAAATGGCATTGTCTTCTCTTTTCTTTCTTATACGTACGGAACGAACGGAATCCCCACACCTAAAGGAAAAGACTATCTGCTCAACCGTATCGATAAAGCGAAAATGAAAACAGACTTGATAAAAGCGAAAGCCGCCTCAGATGTTGTGGTATTGAGTTTGCATTTCGGAAATGAGTACGAAACTATGCCAACCGATGAACAAAAAGAATTGGCGCATTTCGCTGCTGAACAAGGTGCCGATCTTATTCTCGGACACCATCCCCATGTGCTGCAGCCTGCAGAATGGATTGAAACGACGGATGGAAAGAGAAGCTTCGCCATCTATTCTTTAGGCAATTTCCTGTCAGGCCAAGAAGGACTGCAAAGGCAGATTGGTGGAATTCTTCATATCCATGCTAAAAAAACAATAGATGCCAATTCGACAACTATCGTCCTGAAAGAGCCTTCTTTTACACCTACTTATGTGGAAAGCCAGAACCATAAAAATTACAAAATCACATTATTAAAAAATGCTGATCCAGCTGCAAATCAAGCGATTAAAGACCATCTATCCTTATGGGTAAAAGACCTTGCATTTGATGAATAA
- a CDS encoding thiamine pyrophosphate-dependent dehydrogenase E1 component subunit alpha produces the protein MYEHMVKSRYYEDQMVEVYTEGKTPVFNIGAGPVPGEMHLSTGQEPAAAGICVHLTKDDTVTAPHRPHHHAIAKGVDLKKMTAEIFGKETGLGKGKGGHMHLFDPDAKFSCGGIVAAGIPHAAGAALASKMQGRDWVAVAFIGEGAANAGAFHESLNLAALWNLPLIVVVEDNSYGISVPKASSTAVASNDLRAAAYGIAGAYVKDNDPIAMYRASEEAVARARSGQGPTIIEIETHRYLGHFQGDPELYRDKAEVPGLRQLDPILKLRKMLVEAEGVTEKEIEKIEKQAKQEVDEAYQFARDSSYPEPESALKDVFTS, from the coding sequence ATGTACGAACATATGGTGAAAAGTCGATATTATGAAGACCAGATGGTAGAAGTGTATACCGAAGGAAAGACTCCTGTATTTAATATAGGTGCCGGTCCGGTTCCTGGTGAGATGCACTTGTCAACAGGGCAAGAGCCGGCTGCAGCAGGCATTTGTGTGCATTTGACAAAAGACGATACGGTAACGGCACCGCATCGTCCGCATCACCATGCCATTGCAAAAGGCGTCGATTTAAAAAAGATGACAGCCGAGATTTTTGGTAAGGAAACAGGTCTTGGAAAAGGCAAAGGCGGCCATATGCATTTGTTTGATCCTGACGCCAAATTTTCCTGTGGAGGAATTGTTGCTGCTGGCATTCCACATGCCGCCGGAGCGGCGCTTGCCAGCAAAATGCAAGGCAGGGACTGGGTAGCCGTGGCGTTTATCGGCGAAGGCGCTGCCAATGCAGGCGCATTCCATGAATCGTTAAACCTTGCGGCGTTATGGAATCTGCCGTTAATTGTGGTAGTCGAAGATAATTCTTATGGCATCTCTGTCCCAAAAGCTTCCTCGACTGCTGTGGCTTCAAACGATTTGCGGGCAGCTGCATATGGAATTGCAGGCGCTTATGTCAAAGACAATGATCCGATTGCAATGTATAGAGCTTCGGAAGAAGCGGTTGCAAGAGCGCGGTCTGGACAGGGACCGACAATTATCGAGATTGAAACCCATCGCTATTTGGGCCATTTCCAGGGAGATCCGGAATTATACCGCGACAAAGCGGAAGTGCCGGGGTTGCGCCAGTTAGACCCAATCCTGAAACTGCGGAAAATGCTTGTAGAAGCAGAAGGAGTTACAGAAAAGGAAATTGAGAAAATTGAAAAACAGGCTAAGCAAGAAGTGGATGAAGCATATCAATTTGCAAGAGACAGCAGCTATCCTGAACCTGAATCAGCGTTAAAAGATGTATTCACATCTTAA